From the Micromonospora echinospora genome, the window ATGGACGACCTCGGCGGTGAGGCCGGCTGCTCGGGCGACGAGCACGACGTGGGCTGCGGAGAGGCGGATGCCGTAGCGGTGGGCCCGCTCGGCGAGGCGTCCGGGGTCGGCGCGGCCGGTGAGCAGATCGTTGACGAAGGCGGTGCGGTCGTGGTCGTGGCGGGCGAGTTCGGCGTGGGTCTGATGGGCGTAGCCGTCGAGGAGAGCGTCGAGCAGCGACCGTGCCGTCTCGAGGACAGCCGCTGCATGCGCATGGACGCTGGTCGCGGTGTCATCTGGGCCGACGGCGGTGTACTGCCAGCGGTCGGCGGCGGCACGCAGCATGGTGCCGACCAGGTCGGGCAGTTGCAGGCCGGTGTCTGCGGCCCGCGCGCCGAGCTGGGCGGCGGCCTGCGCACGCCGGTCACCTGCCGGGTCGTCCAGCAGCGCCCGGCATGCCTGGGTGAGCCACAGGTGTTCGCCGGTCGCGGTCTCCCCGGTGGCCGCCGCGGGCGGGCGGCCACCGGTGCGCGTTTCAGACACCGACGTCGCGACGGTCGAAGAGGATCACCCCGGCGGCCGCGCTGAGGGCGCCGACGGCGGCGAGGCCGAGCAGTTCGGCCGGGTGCCAGCCGGTGTGCAGCGGGTCGGTGCCGATGAAGTAGTGAAACGGCGACAGCCAGCGCAGCCATCCCCAGCCGTCGAGCATGCCGCCGATGGCGTTGACCATGTAGGTCGCCACGGCGATGACACCGGTGACCGCCAGGACGGTGCCGCGTCGGCCGGTGGCCGCACCGATGAGGAACGCGATGCCGGTGAAACACCACACCAGCGCGACCAGCCCGGCGCACGCGGCTGCGACGTTGGACAGCGGGATGTCCATGCCGACTGCGGGGACGACGAGCATGAGCACCAGCAACGGGATGGCGGCGACCGCGGTGACAGCCGCGCTGGCGGCGGTCAGGCGCTGCCGGGCGAACGCCGTACGGGAGAGCGGGTTGGCCAGCAGCAGTTCCATGCTGCCGTCCTCCTCGGGCCGGGCGATCGTCCGCGCGGTCAGGGTCACCGCGCACATGAGCACCAGCAGCGGGCCGATGAGGCTGAAGACGGTGGCCTGCAGGTAGCCGGCGGCGGAAAGCATGTCGGCGATGCCGAGGAAATCGAGCATCCCCTGGGGCAGGGCGTCCTGCTTGAGCTCGGCCGCGCCCTGAAAACTGGCGTAGAAGCCGGTATAGGTGGCGGTGAACGCGGCGACGCCGACGACCCAGCCGATTACGGCTCGGCGGTCGTCCCGCCACGTCTTATGCACCAGCGCGGGCAGCATCGCCGGCTCCTTCGGAGTGGTAGTAGAACGACAGGAACGTCTCCTCGAGGTCCGGCTCGGCCGATAGCAGGTCGACGACCTCGTGCCGGGCCGCGGCCTTGACCAGCGGATCGAGCCGGCCGTCGACGGTGCACCTGAGCACCGGCCCGGAGATCGTCACGTCGCTGACACCGGGCAGAACGTCGAACTCGGCCGCGTCGACCGGGTCGGCGAAGTGAATCTCGACGGTGCGGACCGCACGCCGGCCGAGCGACCCCACCCGCTCGACCGCGGCGAGCCGGCCGTCGCGGACGATCGCGATCCGGTCGGCGCTCTGCTGCACCTCAGCCAGCACGTGGGACGACATGAACACGGTCTGCCCGGCAGTGCGGGCATCGTGCACCATGGCCAGGAACTCCTGCTGCACCAGCGGGTCCAGGCCGCTGGTCGGCTCGTCGAGGACCAGCAGCGCCGGTCGGTGCATGAACGCCTGGACCAGGCCGACCTTCTGCTTGTTGCCCTTGCTCATCGTGTGCACCGGCCGAGACAGGTCCAGGCTCAGCCGGTCGGCCAGCTCCGTCACCTGCGACCACGGCACACCGCCGCGGGCATCGGCGAAGAACCGCAGCAGCGCATCGGCCCGGCCGCGACCGGGGAACGCCAGTTCGCCGGGGAGATAACCGATCTGCCGGTGCAGGGTGGCCTTGTCCCGGCGCGGGTCCAGGCCGAAGATCGTGGCGCGTCCCCGGGTGGGGCGCAGGAAGTCCAGCAGCAGCCGGATCGTGGTGGTCTTCCCGGCCCCGTTCGGACCAAGGAAACCCATCACCTCCCCGGTGCGGACCTCCAGGGTGAGGCCCTCGATGCCGCGGCGCGGACCGTAGAGCTTTGTCAGGTCCTCGGCATGTACGGCGATGTCGCTCGTCATACCCCACATCGTGGACACGACCCCCTTCCCGCCTCCAGGTCCGGATCCGGTCGACAACCGGCCGGGATCCTTGCCGGGACCCGGCAAACCCGCAGCATACGAGCCACGCCGCGCATGGGCGCCCGCCGCTGCGGTGAGCCGGTCGGGCCTTCCCTGACAGCACGCCGGGGTGAACTGGGCCGGTGACCGGTGCGATGGTGAGCGTGGCGGCTTTGCCGTGGCTCCTCGGCGTCGCCGGCTACCAGCCGTCGTGGCCCTCGCGGCTGACGGCCGGGCCGCGTTCGGTCGTAGGCTGGCCGGTATGACGGGGAAGGTGATCTCGGTGAACCTCGCGGTGGTCACCGAGGCGGAGTGGGCCGGTGACGCCAGCGGCCGCAGTGGCATCGACAAGCGGCCGGCGGCCGGGCGGGTGCCGATCCGGTTCGACGGGGTGGTCGGCGACTTCATCGCCGAGCGGGCCCACCACGGCGGCCCCGACCAGGCGGTCTACGCGTACGCCACGGAGGACGCCGAATGGTGGGCGGCGGAGCTGGATCGGGCGGTGCCGCCGGGGCGCTTCGGGGAGAACCTCACCACCCACGGGGTGGACGTGACCGGGGCGGTGATCGGGGAGCAGTGGGCGATCGGGTCCGCGCTGCTCCAGGTCACCAAGCCGCGTACGCCCTGCCGGACGTTCGCCGGGGTCTGGGGCGTACCCGATCTGATCAAGCGGTTCGCCGCGCGGGCGGCTCCCGGGGCGTACCTCCGGGTGCTCCGGGAGGGCGAGGTGGGCGCCGACGACCGGGTCGAGGTGCGGGACCGCCCGGCACACGGCGTCACCATCGGTGAGGTGTTTCGGGCCCTGCACGGGGAGCCGGAGCTGTTGCCCCGGCTGCTCGACGCGCCGGGTCTGCCCGAGCCGATCCGGGAGAAGGTCCGCCGTCGGCTGGGCGTGGCCTCCGGTCCGAGGTGACTGCAGGGGTCCCCTGCTACCCGAAAAGCGGTAACAGGGGTCCCCTGCAATCACCCGGGAGGCGGCGCGGCAGTCACCCGGAGGTGGTGCGGCGCTGTGGTCACCCGGAGGTGGTGCGGCGGCTGCGGTCAGCGGAGCCAGGGGATGTTGCGGTCCAGCAGACCGCGCTCCTTCAGCTCCTTGCGCAGCGGGATCTCGTCGTCGATGTACCCGTTCCAGTTGATGCCCCAGTAGTTCGCGGTGTGGGTACCCTCACCGCAGAGCTGGCGCTGCACCGGCGTGCGGTTGGCCCACCACTCGCCGTCCTTGTCGATGTGCAGCTCGTCCAGCGGGCGGATCCACCGGTAGGTGTAGCCGACGAAGAGCATCTTGCGGGTGATGGTCGACAGGTTCGTCGACCGGGAGTGCCACTGGCGGCGGTCGAAGATGAAGGCGTCGCCCGGGTTCGCGGTGATCTCCACCGTGCCCTCCGGGTCCGGGTTGTGCACGGTCAGGTCGTCCGGCCGGGGCAGCGAGTTCCACAGGTGGCTGCCCGGGATGACCTTGGTCGCGCCCCGCCCCTTCTCCGACAGGTCGGAGAGCACGTAGGCGACCTTCAGCGAGAACATCGGCCGGGGCAGGTTCGGGTCCATCGTCTCCGGGTCGGAGTTCTGGCGGTACCCGTCCTGGTGCCAACCCCAGTACGGCTTCTCCGGCTCGGCCGCCGGCGGGGTCACGTCCAGGTGGTTGTGGTGCGTGTAGATGTTCCACCCGGCCAGCCCCCACATGTACGGGAAGGCGATCGGGTGGGTGAGCAGTTCGCCGAAGAGCTCGTCCCGCTCCAGGAAGCCCAGCAGGTGCAGGGTCCCGTCCTTGGTGGTCTTGCCCTTGGCCTTCTCCTCCTCGTAGACGCGGTCGACCGCGGCCTCCAGGGCGGCCCGGTGATCCTCCGTCAGTACGTTCCGGAGCAGAAGGAAACCCTGCTCGTGGAACTCTTTGCGATCAACATCGCTGATCGGCTCGTAACCGGTCCGGCCACCGTAGTCGAACACCGCTGTCACCCCTCCCCGAAAGGAATCCGCCATTTCTGGCACAGATCGCCGATGGTAACGCGCCGTCGCCAAGGTCGGCGTCCGACACCCGACCACCGGGAACTGGCCTGATGGTGGACGTCCCGGCGGCTGGGCGGTGCGGACGGACCCCGCAGGTGGTCACGGAGAGAGACGGAGGTCACGCCTCGCCGAAGACCTCGGCGACCACCTGGGCGTCCTGCCGTTCCCGGTCGGAGACCCGGGACCAGGTGCCCCGGTCGGCCGTCCACTCCAGGTCGGCGAAGAGGACGCGCCGGACGCCGTGGTCGTGGGCGTGCGACACCAGCCAGTGCGCGTACCGCCAGCCGTCGCGCGGATCGGCGGCGGGGACGGTCAGCCCGGTCAGTTCGGCGGGGTTGACCGCCTCCGGCAGTCCCCAGTCCAGGGTGAGGTTCTGGGTGAGCGCGGCCGCCGCGGCGGCGCCACGCATCACCGGCGTACGGCCGACGGTGCAGGCGACCGCGGCGGTGGCGTCGCCGAGCAGCGCCCGGGTGAGCACCTCCGACTCGTCGGCCCACTTCTCGTACGCCTCGGGGAACGCCGACCGCTGGACGGCCTGGGCGGCGTCGGTGACCCGCATCTCCTGCCAGCCGCGGACCTTCTTGAGCCCCGCGTAGAACTTGTTGGCGGCGTAGCGCGGGTCGCGGATCTGCTCCGGCGTGCCCCAGCCCTGACTGGGCCGCTGCTGGAACAGCCCGATCGAGTCCCGGTCGCCGCCGGCCAGGTTCTCCAGACCGGACTCCTGGAACGCGGTGGCGAGCGCGACGACGACCGCCCGCTCGGGCATCTTCCGCTGGATGCCGATCGCCGCGATGGTCGCCGCGTTCGCCATCTGCTCGGCGTTGAGCCGGACGTGTCCGTCGGCCCGGACCGTGCAACTGCGTCCTGCTATCGGCAACCGTATGTCGTCGCCGACGTTCCGGATGACGAGATAGATCCCGATGCTGGCGATGATGAGGAGGACAAGGCCGGTCGCCACAATTGCCCGAGTTCGCACCCACACCCCCTGAACGACAGTCAGCCAAGCCTACGTCCCGCATGCCACGGGTCCGCTCTCTCGACCGGTTCGGCCGACGGAGTCCGGGCTCATCACCGATGTCCCACCGGCCGGACGTCCGTCGACCGCCTACCCGGCGTCGAGGGCAGCCACCCACCGGGTCGGTCGCTTTTCCCGAAAGGCCAGCACCCCCTCCCGGCCCTCCTCGGAGAGGAAGTAGCCGGTGGAGACGGCGGACAGGTGGTCCAGCTCACGGCGCAGGTCCGTCTCGGCCGTACGGCGTAGCAGCTCCTTCGCGCCGGCCAACGCCCCCGGCGCCCCCTTGACCAGCGCCGCGCACCAGCGGGCCACCGCCTCGTCCAGCTCGGCGGCGGGCACCGCCGTGGTGACCAGACCGATCTCGGCGGCCCGCCGGCCGTCGAAGGTCTCCCCGGTGAGGTACAGCTCGGCCGCCGCGCGGGAGGTCAGCCGGGGCAGGACGGTCGCCGAGATCACCGCCGGGATCACCCCGAGTCGCACCTCGGTGAAGGCGAAGGTCGCCTCCTCGACGCAGACCGCCAGGTCGGCGGCGGCTATCAGGCCGAGCCCGCCGGCGCGGGCCGGTCCGGCGACTCGCGCCACCACCGGCTTCGGGCACTCCCGGACCGCCACCAGCACGTCGCCGAGCTTCCCGGCGGGCACGCTCCCGCTCGTGTACGCCGCGGCGGTCTCCTTCAGGTCCGCGCCGGAGCAGAACACCGGACCGGTGTGGTCGAGCACCACCACCCGCACCGAGGGGTCGGCGACCGCCGTGGCCAGGCCGTCGAGCAGCTCGGTCATCAGGGGCGTGGAGAGCGCGTTGCGGTTGTGCGGGCTGTCGAGGGTGAGCGTGGTCACCCCACGGGCCGTCGACACCCGCACCAGCGCGTCGGGAGAGGTCATGGAAGGGCACACTAGTGGCCATGCCCGGCGTGCTTCCAGAAGGCGAATCCGTACCGACCGACGGGTCGCTCCCATCGACCGCTCTGCGCGCGGTCGGCGCGCGCGGCTTCGGGGTCTACCTCCACGTGCCCTTCTGCGCCAGCCGCTGCGGCTACTGCGACTTCAACACCTACACCGCCAGCGAGCTCGGTGGCGGCGCGAGCCGGGACAGCTACGCCGACACCGTCCTGGCCGAGTTGGGGCTCGCCGCACGGGTGCTCGGGGACACTCCGCCGCCCCGGGTGGACACGGTCTTCGTCGGGGGTGGCACGCCCACCCTGCTCCCCGCCGACGACCTGGCCCGCGTCCTGGACGGCATCGACCGCACCTGGGGGCTGGCCGCCGACGCCGAGGTCACCACCGAGGCCAATCCGGAGTCGGTGACGCCGGAGTCGCTGAAGACGCTGCGGGCGGCCGGGTACACCCGCATCTCGCTGGGCATGCAGTCGGCCGCGCCGGGCGTGCTCGCGGTGCTCGACCGGAAGCACTCCGCCGGGCGGGCCACCGCCGCCGCGGCCGAGGCCCGCGACGCCGGGTTCGACCACGTCAACCTCGACCTGATCTACGGTACGCCGGGGGAGCGGGCCGAGGACTTCGCCGCCTCGCTCGACCAGGTGGTCGCCGCCGGGGTGGACCACGTCAGCGCGTACGCCCTGATCGTGGAGGAGGGCACCCGGCTCGCCGCCCGGATGCGCCGGGGCGAGCTGGCGTACCCCTCGGACGACGTCGCGGCGGACCGTTACCTGGCCGCGGAGGCCGCCCTCGACGCGGCCGGTTTCTCCTGGTACGAGGTCTCCAACTGGGCCCGGACGCCGGAGGCCCGGTGCCGCCACAACCTGCTCTACTGGACCGGCGGGGACTGGTGGGGCCTCGGCCCGGGGGCGCACAGCCACGTCGGCGGGGTGCGCTGGTGGAACGTGAAGCACCCCAGCGCGTACGCGGCGAAGCTGGCCGCCGGGGAGTCACCCGGCCAGGCGCGGGAGGTCCTCACCGCCGACGAGGCGCACATGGAGGACGTGATGCTCCGGCTGCGGCTCGCCTCCGGGCTGCCGCTGGCGGTGCTCGACGCCGCCGGCCGGGCCGGTGCCGAGCGGGCCCGTGCCGCCGGGCTGCTCGCCGAGGCCGACTACGCCGCCGGCCGGGCGGTGCTCACCCTGCGTGGCCGGCTGCTCGCCGACGCCGTGGTCCGCGACCTGCTGCCCTGAGCGCCCCCTCGACACCGTGTCACGCCACCCGCCGCCCTGGCCGGTTCCCGGGCGCCGTGTCGCGCCTGCTGGCGCGAGGACGGCCGGCCCCGGGAACACCACCGGGACCGGCCGGACGGCTCACTTCACGAAGCTCCGGGTCATCGGGTACTGGTAGAGCAGGTCCTGGTTGGCCTTGAGGGCGGCCGCGATGCCGAGCACGATCGGCACGATCGCGAGCACGATCGGCACGAAGGAGAGCAGGCCGCAGGTGATCGCGGCGAGCAGCCAGCCCACCAGGATCGCGACCGCCCAGGTGATCTGGAAGTTGAGCGCGGCGACGGCGTGCGCGCGTACCGCCGGGGACTGCTGGCCCCGCACCA encodes:
- a CDS encoding ABC transporter permease subunit; the encoded protein is MLPALVHKTWRDDRRAVIGWVVGVAAFTATYTGFYASFQGAAELKQDALPQGMLDFLGIADMLSAAGYLQATVFSLIGPLLVLMCAVTLTARTIARPEEDGSMELLLANPLSRTAFARQRLTAASAAVTAVAAIPLLVLMLVVPAVGMDIPLSNVAAACAGLVALVWCFTGIAFLIGAATGRRGTVLAVTGVIAVATYMVNAIGGMLDGWGWLRWLSPFHYFIGTDPLHTGWHPAELLGLAAVGALSAAAGVILFDRRDVGV
- a CDS encoding ABC transporter ATP-binding protein; protein product: MTSDIAVHAEDLTKLYGPRRGIEGLTLEVRTGEVMGFLGPNGAGKTTTIRLLLDFLRPTRGRATIFGLDPRRDKATLHRQIGYLPGELAFPGRGRADALLRFFADARGGVPWSQVTELADRLSLDLSRPVHTMSKGNKQKVGLVQAFMHRPALLVLDEPTSGLDPLVQQEFLAMVHDARTAGQTVFMSSHVLAEVQQSADRIAIVRDGRLAAVERVGSLGRRAVRTVEIHFADPVDAAEFDVLPGVSDVTISGPVLRCTVDGRLDPLVKAAARHEVVDLLSAEPDLEETFLSFYYHSEGAGDAARAGA
- a CDS encoding MOSC domain-containing protein, translating into MTGKVISVNLAVVTEAEWAGDASGRSGIDKRPAAGRVPIRFDGVVGDFIAERAHHGGPDQAVYAYATEDAEWWAAELDRAVPPGRFGENLTTHGVDVTGAVIGEQWAIGSALLQVTKPRTPCRTFAGVWGVPDLIKRFAARAAPGAYLRVLREGEVGADDRVEVRDRPAHGVTIGEVFRALHGEPELLPRLLDAPGLPEPIREKVRRRLGVASGPR
- a CDS encoding phytanoyl-CoA dioxygenase family protein, with amino-acid sequence MFDYGGRTGYEPISDVDRKEFHEQGFLLLRNVLTEDHRAALEAAVDRVYEEEKAKGKTTKDGTLHLLGFLERDELFGELLTHPIAFPYMWGLAGWNIYTHHNHLDVTPPAAEPEKPYWGWHQDGYRQNSDPETMDPNLPRPMFSLKVAYVLSDLSEKGRGATKVIPGSHLWNSLPRPDDLTVHNPDPEGTVEITANPGDAFIFDRRQWHSRSTNLSTITRKMLFVGYTYRWIRPLDELHIDKDGEWWANRTPVQRQLCGEGTHTANYWGINWNGYIDDEIPLRKELKERGLLDRNIPWLR
- a CDS encoding enoyl-CoA hydratase family protein; this translates as MTSPDALVRVSTARGVTTLTLDSPHNRNALSTPLMTELLDGLATAVADPSVRVVVLDHTGPVFCSGADLKETAAAYTSGSVPAGKLGDVLVAVRECPKPVVARVAGPARAGGLGLIAAADLAVCVEEATFAFTEVRLGVIPAVISATVLPRLTSRAAAELYLTGETFDGRRAAEIGLVTTAVPAAELDEAVARWCAALVKGAPGALAGAKELLRRTAETDLRRELDHLSAVSTGYFLSEEGREGVLAFREKRPTRWVAALDAG
- the hemW gene encoding radical SAM family heme chaperone HemW; its protein translation is MPGVLPEGESVPTDGSLPSTALRAVGARGFGVYLHVPFCASRCGYCDFNTYTASELGGGASRDSYADTVLAELGLAARVLGDTPPPRVDTVFVGGGTPTLLPADDLARVLDGIDRTWGLAADAEVTTEANPESVTPESLKTLRAAGYTRISLGMQSAAPGVLAVLDRKHSAGRATAAAAEARDAGFDHVNLDLIYGTPGERAEDFAASLDQVVAAGVDHVSAYALIVEEGTRLAARMRRGELAYPSDDVAADRYLAAEAALDAAGFSWYEVSNWARTPEARCRHNLLYWTGGDWWGLGPGAHSHVGGVRWWNVKHPSAYAAKLAAGESPGQAREVLTADEAHMEDVMLRLRLASGLPLAVLDAAGRAGAERARAAGLLAEADYAAGRAVLTLRGRLLADAVVRDLLP